The Leptospiraceae bacterium genome has a segment encoding these proteins:
- the ybeY gene encoding rRNA maturation RNase YbeY, translated as MPSKPTKKKKKTKIQHRIDISINPKCPIKNLKNFIKVILKHSLEYIQETESIKGPFEISITVTDNQEIQKLNLTYRKKDDPTDVLSFSQLEGEFIPNHDYTILGDIVISFEKAIEQSKELQHSFYYEIQRLLVHGLYHLLQYDHERSKEDEELMNQKERELMTHLLNISEIKKYIHVSD; from the coding sequence ATGCCTTCGAAACCTACGAAAAAAAAGAAAAAAACAAAAATCCAACATAGAATTGATATCTCTATAAACCCAAAATGTCCGATTAAAAATTTAAAAAATTTTATCAAAGTCATCCTCAAACATTCTTTAGAATACATACAAGAAACAGAGAGCATAAAAGGACCTTTTGAAATCTCTATCACGGTTACCGATAACCAAGAAATCCAAAAACTGAATCTTACTTATCGAAAGAAAGATGATCCAACGGACGTTTTGAGTTTTTCCCAATTAGAAGGAGAATTCATTCCTAACCATGATTACACCATCCTTGGTGATATTGTAATTTCTTTCGAAAAAGCCATTGAACAATCCAAAGAACTACAACATTCCTTTTATTACGAAATTCAACGTTTATTAGTTCATGGTTTATATCATTTGCTTCAATATGATCACGAAAGAAGCAAAGAGGACGAAGAGCTCATGAACCAAAAAGAAAGAGAACTTATGACACATTTACTCAATATAAGCGAAATCAAAAAATATATACATGTGAGTGATTGA
- the leuD gene encoding 3-isopropylmalate dehydratase small subunit has translation MEPLIKHKGIVVPLDRSNVDTDQIIPKQFLKKIDRVGFGKHLFHDWRFLDAEGNIPNPDFVLNQARYQGATILLTRENFGCGSSREHAPWALLDYGFRVLIAPSFADIFYNNCFKNGMLPITLPNDQIQELFDYVEDHIGAQLEVDLPEQKITTDNGRVYRFDIDPFRKESLINGWDDIGLTLEHLSEIERFEKEYERKFDFLFSGLKD, from the coding sequence ATGGAACCTTTGATAAAACACAAAGGGATTGTAGTTCCTTTGGATAGATCAAATGTAGACACGGATCAAATTATTCCTAAGCAATTTTTGAAAAAAATTGATCGGGTTGGTTTTGGGAAGCATCTCTTTCATGATTGGAGATTTCTGGATGCTGAGGGTAATATCCCTAATCCTGATTTTGTTTTGAATCAAGCTAGGTATCAAGGTGCTACGATACTCCTCACAAGAGAAAACTTTGGCTGCGGAAGTAGTCGTGAACATGCTCCTTGGGCTTTGTTGGATTACGGTTTCCGAGTTTTGATAGCTCCAAGTTTTGCTGATATTTTTTATAATAATTGCTTCAAAAATGGTATGTTACCGATTACTCTGCCTAATGATCAGATTCAAGAACTCTTTGATTATGTTGAAGATCATATAGGTGCACAATTGGAAGTTGATCTACCGGAACAGAAAATCACTACTGACAATGGAAGAGTTTATAGGTTCGATATCGATCCTTTTCGAAAGGAATCACTCATAAATGGTTGGGATGACATTGGGTTAACCTTAGAGCATTTAAGTGAAATTGAAAGATTCGAAAAAGAGTACGAAAGGAAGTTTGACTTTCTTTTTTCAGGACTCAAAGATTGA
- the hflX gene encoding GTPase HflX produces the protein MRRKRIQLTGNLEGLSHKELSQLRRLTRKKIDEDVIVSNDIAKELTILSQQLFRQIGILVDRKGKIHHVIVGDDKRIVIPELERERSARLRELRLIHTHLKKEPLTEEDLYDLTLLRFDTITAITIDRLGLPDKFYSARLAPESERYYEILETEKPGQQKYKFKELVELIDAEFNRNLQKTKEAGNIPRAILVGVYTLENRKKRSPDHSMAELKELCRTAGVMPVEVVIQNRDKIESSTVIGSGKLKEITFLAVQRNAEMLIFDKELTPAQAIKISRETGLKIIDRTQLILDIFAKHAKSRDGKLQVELAQLRYLKGRLSEKDDNMSRLTGGIGGRGPGETKLEIGRRRVEERIHRLEQELKRIKQRREVNRKVRKEVGIPLVSIVGYTNSGKSTLLNSLTNSQVFAENLLFATLDPTTRRIRFPEEREIIIADTVGFIYDLPPELQRAFEATLEELQFSDLLIHCVDASDPLREQKIRDVNTILENLGLMRIPQILVMNKIDLLSPAEQNELQNSKNIVPISALKKIGLEQLLKRIELQLFYSKVEMY, from the coding sequence ATCAGGAGGAAACGTATCCAACTTACGGGTAATTTAGAAGGGCTGAGTCACAAAGAACTCAGTCAACTTAGAAGACTCACACGAAAAAAGATTGATGAAGACGTAATTGTATCAAACGACATCGCAAAAGAACTCACAATATTGTCTCAACAGCTCTTCCGACAAATAGGGATATTAGTTGATCGGAAAGGAAAGATTCATCACGTTATCGTTGGAGATGACAAACGAATTGTAATACCTGAATTGGAAAGAGAGCGCTCAGCAAGATTGAGGGAACTACGACTGATTCACACCCATCTAAAAAAAGAACCACTCACGGAAGAAGACTTATACGATTTGACCTTACTGAGGTTTGATACCATAACCGCCATCACGATAGACCGACTGGGACTTCCTGATAAGTTTTATTCTGCTAGGTTAGCTCCTGAGTCAGAAAGATATTACGAAATCTTAGAAACCGAAAAACCTGGGCAACAAAAATACAAATTCAAAGAACTTGTTGAGTTAATTGATGCTGAATTCAATCGAAATTTACAAAAAACCAAAGAGGCAGGCAACATCCCCCGAGCAATATTAGTGGGAGTTTACACATTAGAAAATCGAAAAAAGAGAAGTCCAGATCATTCCATGGCAGAACTAAAAGAATTGTGTAGAACAGCGGGAGTTATGCCGGTGGAAGTTGTGATCCAAAATCGTGATAAAATCGAAAGTAGCACGGTTATAGGAAGTGGAAAACTAAAAGAAATCACTTTTTTAGCCGTTCAGCGGAATGCCGAAATGTTAATTTTTGATAAAGAACTTACCCCGGCTCAAGCCATCAAAATTTCAAGGGAAACTGGTTTAAAAATCATCGACCGAACCCAATTGATTCTAGACATCTTTGCAAAGCATGCAAAAAGTAGGGATGGTAAACTTCAAGTGGAATTAGCTCAACTTCGTTATCTAAAGGGAAGACTCAGTGAAAAAGATGATAACATGTCTCGATTGACGGGTGGCATTGGGGGACGAGGACCAGGTGAGACAAAACTAGAAATCGGAAGACGTAGAGTAGAAGAACGAATCCATCGCTTAGAACAAGAACTAAAACGTATCAAACAAAGAAGAGAAGTCAACCGAAAAGTAAGAAAAGAAGTTGGGATTCCTTTAGTTTCAATTGTGGGTTATACAAACTCAGGAAAATCTACCTTACTCAATTCTTTGACGAATTCTCAGGTTTTTGCCGAAAATTTACTTTTTGCTACTTTAGATCCTACGACGAGACGAATTCGCTTTCCTGAGGAAAGGGAAATCATTATTGCCGATACGGTAGGATTTATTTACGATTTACCACCAGAGTTGCAGAGAGCCTTTGAAGCAACCTTAGAAGAATTACAGTTTTCGGATTTGTTGATTCATTGTGTTGATGCAAGCGATCCTTTGAGAGAACAAAAGATTCGGGATGTAAATACAATTTTAGAAAACTTAGGTCTTATGAGAATTCCACAAATTCTTGTAATGAATAAGATTGATTTGTTATCTCCTGCTGAACAAAATGAACTACAAAATTCCAAAAATATAGTTCCAATCAGTGCTTTGAAAAAGATTGGATTAGAACAACTCCTAAAAAGAATAGAACTACAATTATTTTACTCAAAAGTAGAGATGTATTGA
- a CDS encoding PhoH family protein, giving the protein MSIIKKRKHYTFENTKLYRLLCGVADQNLLELEKLLDVELIPRGDSFIIQSTDETKIKKTIAFFGTLEAYLHNREIETFDAKYLFNLFQNNHFNNESNQDNFDDSSTKTFIEQEKFFITHRGKPIFAKTINQQEYIKSLLQNPITIAIGPAGTGKTFLGVVVASKLLLKGDIERIIITRPAVEAGESLGYLPGDIIQKVDPYLRPIYDSLYESLGTEKTTQFIQSNRIEVAPLAYMRGRTLNDSMIILDEAQNCTLSQLKMFLTRIGKNSKMCISGDITQSDLKPGQSGLAKLLEILKPIPEVKVIEFNKNDIVRNPIVEKIIHAFETYEKKEKNKNPT; this is encoded by the coding sequence ATGAGTATTATAAAAAAGAGAAAACATTATACTTTTGAAAATACCAAGCTCTATCGTTTATTGTGTGGAGTAGCAGATCAGAATCTTTTAGAACTTGAAAAATTACTAGATGTAGAATTAATACCTCGTGGTGATTCTTTTATAATACAATCAACCGATGAAACAAAAATTAAAAAAACAATAGCCTTCTTTGGAACTCTTGAGGCTTATTTACATAATCGAGAGATTGAAACTTTTGATGCAAAATATTTATTTAATTTATTCCAGAATAATCATTTCAACAACGAGTCGAATCAAGATAACTTCGATGATTCCAGTACTAAAACCTTTATTGAACAAGAAAAATTTTTTATAACTCACAGAGGAAAACCAATATTTGCAAAAACCATCAATCAACAAGAATACATAAAATCCTTACTTCAAAACCCCATCACAATCGCCATAGGACCTGCAGGAACGGGGAAAACCTTTCTTGGTGTTGTTGTAGCAAGTAAACTCCTTCTGAAAGGTGATATTGAACGTATCATCATCACAAGACCTGCAGTAGAAGCAGGAGAAAGCTTAGGGTATCTTCCTGGGGATATCATTCAAAAAGTCGATCCTTATTTACGCCCCATATATGATTCTTTATATGAATCCCTTGGAACCGAAAAGACAACTCAGTTCATCCAATCAAACCGAATTGAAGTTGCTCCTTTAGCCTACATGCGAGGAAGAACTTTGAATGACTCAATGATCATACTAGACGAAGCACAAAATTGCACATTATCCCAACTAAAAATGTTTTTAACACGGATAGGAAAAAACTCCAAAATGTGTATTAGTGGAGATATCACACAAAGTGATCTAAAGCCTGGTCAATCAGGCTTAGCAAAGCTTTTAGAAATCCTAAAACCCATTCCAGAGGTAAAAGTAATTGAATTCAACAAAAATGACATAGTTAGAAATCCCATTGTAGAAAAAATCATCCATGCCTTCGAAACCTACGAAAAAAAAGAAAAAAACAAAAATCCAACATAG
- a CDS encoding DUF1574 domain-containing protein — MKNKEFYFPFVIFLGAFLLDKVFILGNFPLYYLTTISFVNFDQKETLLIELKDYLNQDKRSNVLVVLGNSRTMAFDNRYVKSKYPNWIFYNFSVPGGKQDYYLYLLEKFYEKKVQPEALIFALTPQAMNEKPLVLTDEVMVFGLSFDFILRNFYLYDVNEITNYIGKKLFVSYRFKPKLRIIGERLHEEKMLYFVNVILRTHDLLEKYQGSIPYLHAEIPNVTQEDLQKNANSIWQDFFTPFVFDPNAFVFLEKSLILAKKLQIPKIIFLWPPVSRELRYKKQKELIALEKTQGITIKKTVYEVWTPKMKELANRYNVQWLDLNFESPLDCEYFFDASHISAYCYPAYTDAIMRVVLK, encoded by the coding sequence ATGAAAAACAAAGAATTCTATTTTCCTTTTGTGATTTTTCTTGGTGCTTTTTTGTTGGATAAGGTTTTCATTCTTGGGAATTTTCCTTTATATTATTTGACTACGATTTCTTTTGTTAATTTTGATCAAAAAGAAACATTACTCATAGAATTGAAGGATTATCTAAATCAAGATAAAAGAAGTAATGTTTTGGTGGTTTTGGGAAATTCTCGAACCATGGCATTTGATAATCGTTATGTGAAGTCTAAATATCCAAACTGGATTTTCTATAACTTTTCTGTTCCTGGTGGGAAGCAGGATTACTATTTATATCTTTTGGAGAAGTTTTATGAGAAAAAAGTTCAACCAGAAGCTCTTATTTTCGCACTAACTCCTCAGGCTATGAATGAAAAACCCTTGGTTTTGACGGATGAGGTCATGGTATTTGGTTTATCTTTCGATTTTATTCTTCGCAATTTTTATTTATATGATGTTAATGAAATCACTAACTACATCGGAAAAAAATTATTTGTAAGTTATCGTTTTAAACCAAAACTCAGGATCATCGGAGAGCGGCTTCATGAAGAAAAAATGTTGTATTTTGTAAATGTGATTTTAAGGACTCATGATTTATTAGAAAAGTATCAAGGAAGTATTCCTTACTTGCATGCTGAAATCCCGAACGTCACTCAAGAAGATTTACAAAAAAATGCCAATTCCATATGGCAGGATTTTTTTACTCCTTTTGTCTTTGATCCAAATGCATTCGTTTTTTTGGAAAAAAGTCTCATTCTAGCAAAGAAATTACAAATACCCAAAATTATTTTTCTTTGGCCACCAGTGAGTAGAGAGCTCCGGTATAAAAAACAAAAAGAGTTAATAGCTTTAGAAAAGACCCAAGGGATTACGATAAAAAAAACAGTTTATGAAGTTTGGACACCCAAGATGAAAGAATTAGCAAATCGATATAACGTTCAATGGTTGGATTTAAATTTTGAGTCTCCCTTGGATTGTGAATACTTCTTTGATGCAAGTCATATTTCAGCTTATTGTTATCCAGCTTATACGGATGCAATCATGAGAGTTGTGTTAAAATGA